In Mycobacterium stomatepiae, the following are encoded in one genomic region:
- a CDS encoding rhomboid-like protein has translation MLGGILSRLGRVRFTVGYVAVLLAVSCAILVLGQHAHDVIVERASTNLHNLAHGHIGTLLGSALVVDAGPLYFWLPFLTCLLVLAELHLQTVRLVIAFLVGHIGATLVVAAALASAVEFGWLPISVARASDVGMSYGALAVLGAMTAAIPQRWRPAWVGWWISAGLASAIIGADFTDAGHTVAVILGVLVSARFRQPIRWTPVRGAMLVASAGFGFLVLAHHWGTMIAAPVVGALGALAAYKIAQLRGARSTPPAPIADDDEERSGLQPVLVG, from the coding sequence ATGCTTGGGGGAATCCTTTCCCGGCTCGGCCGGGTCCGTTTTACCGTGGGGTATGTAGCGGTTCTGCTTGCGGTCAGTTGCGCCATCCTGGTGCTTGGCCAGCACGCGCACGACGTGATTGTCGAGCGCGCCAGCACCAACCTGCACAACCTGGCGCACGGACATATCGGCACGTTGCTGGGCAGCGCGCTGGTCGTCGACGCCGGTCCGCTGTACTTCTGGCTGCCGTTCCTCACCTGCCTGCTGGTCCTGGCGGAGCTGCATCTGCAGACCGTTCGGCTGGTGATCGCGTTCCTGGTCGGCCACATCGGCGCGACGCTGGTGGTGGCCGCCGCGCTGGCTTCGGCGGTCGAATTCGGCTGGCTGCCGATCTCCGTCGCCCGGGCCAGTGACGTCGGGATGAGCTACGGCGCGCTCGCGGTGCTCGGCGCGATGACGGCGGCGATACCTCAGCGGTGGCGGCCGGCGTGGGTCGGGTGGTGGATCTCGGCGGGCCTGGCCTCGGCGATCATCGGCGCCGACTTCACCGATGCCGGGCACACCGTCGCCGTGATCCTGGGTGTGCTGGTGTCCGCCCGGTTCCGTCAACCGATCCGGTGGACGCCGGTGCGCGGCGCGATGCTGGTCGCGTCCGCGGGCTTCGGGTTCCTGGTCCTGGCTCACCATTGGGGCACGATGATCGCGGCTCCGGTCGTCGGGGCGCTCGGCGCGTTGGCCGCGTACAAGATCGCCCAGCTCAGGGGTGCGCGCAGCACGCCGCCGGCTCCCATCGCGGACGACGACGAAGAGCGCAGCGGCCTGCAGCCCGTTCTGGTCGGCTAA
- the pheT gene encoding phenylalanine--tRNA ligase subunit beta, with protein sequence MRIPYSWLREVVTAGAPGWDAGPGDLERTLVRIGHEVEEVVTLGPVDGPLTVGRVSAIEELTEFKKPIRACLVDVGEGRDRGIVCGATNFTVGDLVVVALPGTTLPGGFAITARKTYSRESDGMICSAAELGLGTDHSGILVLPPGTAEPGASGADVLGLDDVVFNLAITPDRGYCMSVRGLAREIACAYDLNFVDPASDAVVKPLPADGEAWPLTVQAGTGVRRFALRPVTGIDPAAVSPWWLQRRLLLSGIRATSPAVDVTNYVMLELGHPMHAHDRNRITGGFKVRFAEPGETVVTLDDIARKLDPADVLIVDDVATTAIGGVMGAASTEVRADSTDVLLEAAVWDPAAISRTQRRLHLPSEAARRYERAVDPAISVAALDRCAALLADITGGAVSPTMTDWRGDPPRDDWSLPPITIAADLPDRVAGVAYAAGTTVQRLTQIGAAVADNGATLSVTPPSWRPDLLQPADLVEEVLRLEGLEVIPSILPPARAGRGLTPVQKRRRAIGKSLAQSGYVEILPTPFLPAGVFDLWGLPADDPRRAATRVLNPLDADRPELATTLLPGLLEALGRNVSRGLVDAALYAIAQVVQPTEQTRRVELIPVDRRPTDAEIATLDASLPRQPQHVAAVLAGLREPRGPWGPGRAVDAADALEAVRIIGRASGIDFTLRAAQHLPWHPGRCAEVLVADTVVGHAGQLHPAVIERSGLPKGTCALELNLDAIPIPLALPAPRVSPFPAVFQDVSLVVPADVPAQAVAEAVREGAGELLEDMQLFDVFTGPQIGENRKSLTFALRFRAPDRTLTEDDASAARDAAVRRAAEVVGAEMRA encoded by the coding sequence ATGCGCATTCCGTACAGCTGGCTGCGTGAGGTCGTCACCGCCGGTGCCCCCGGGTGGGATGCCGGTCCCGGCGACCTGGAGCGGACGCTGGTCCGCATCGGCCACGAGGTCGAGGAAGTCGTCACGCTCGGCCCGGTCGACGGCCCGCTGACCGTGGGCCGGGTGTCGGCCATCGAGGAGCTCACCGAATTCAAGAAGCCGATCCGCGCCTGTCTGGTCGACGTGGGCGAGGGCAGAGATCGCGGAATCGTCTGCGGTGCAACGAACTTCACTGTTGGCGATCTGGTGGTGGTGGCGCTGCCGGGCACGACGCTGCCCGGCGGCTTCGCGATCACCGCCCGCAAGACCTACAGCCGTGAGTCCGACGGAATGATCTGCTCGGCGGCCGAACTCGGCTTGGGCACCGACCATTCGGGGATTCTGGTGCTGCCCCCGGGCACCGCCGAACCGGGCGCCAGCGGGGCCGACGTGCTCGGACTCGACGACGTGGTCTTCAACCTCGCCATCACTCCCGACCGCGGCTACTGCATGTCGGTGCGCGGATTGGCCCGCGAGATCGCCTGCGCCTACGACCTGAACTTCGTCGACCCGGCCTCCGATGCCGTGGTCAAGCCGTTGCCGGCCGACGGCGAGGCATGGCCGCTGACCGTGCAGGCCGGAACCGGGGTGCGGAGGTTCGCGCTGCGCCCGGTCACCGGGATCGATCCGGCCGCGGTGTCGCCGTGGTGGCTGCAGCGCCGGCTGCTGCTGTCCGGAATCCGGGCGACCTCTCCGGCCGTGGACGTGACCAACTACGTGATGCTGGAACTGGGTCACCCGATGCACGCCCACGACCGCAACCGCATCACCGGCGGCTTCAAGGTCCGCTTCGCCGAGCCCGGCGAGACGGTCGTCACGCTGGATGACATTGCGCGCAAACTCGATCCGGCCGACGTACTGATCGTCGACGACGTCGCGACGACGGCGATCGGCGGCGTGATGGGTGCGGCCAGCACCGAGGTGCGCGCCGACTCCACCGACGTGCTGCTGGAGGCCGCGGTGTGGGACCCGGCCGCCATCTCGCGCACCCAACGGCGGCTGCACCTGCCCAGCGAGGCCGCCCGCCGTTACGAGCGCGCCGTCGACCCGGCCATTTCGGTGGCCGCGCTGGACCGCTGCGCGGCGCTGCTGGCCGATATCACCGGGGGAGCGGTATCGCCGACCATGACCGATTGGCGGGGCGACCCGCCGCGCGACGACTGGTCGCTTCCCCCGATCACCATCGCCGCCGATCTGCCGGACCGTGTCGCCGGCGTGGCATACGCCGCGGGCACCACCGTTCAGCGACTGACCCAAATCGGAGCTGCGGTGGCCGACAACGGTGCCACGCTGAGCGTGACACCGCCGAGCTGGCGACCCGACCTGCTGCAGCCCGCCGACCTCGTCGAGGAGGTGCTGCGGCTGGAGGGGCTGGAAGTCATTCCGTCGATACTGCCGCCGGCGCGGGCCGGTCGGGGGCTGACGCCGGTGCAAAAACGCCGTCGCGCGATCGGGAAGTCGCTCGCGCAGTCCGGGTACGTCGAGATCCTGCCGACCCCGTTCCTGCCGGCCGGCGTGTTCGATCTGTGGGGCCTGCCGGCCGACGACCCACGCCGCGCCGCGACCCGGGTGCTCAACCCGCTGGACGCGGACCGACCGGAGCTGGCCACCACGCTGCTGCCCGGATTGCTGGAAGCCTTGGGGCGCAACGTTTCCCGTGGACTGGTCGACGCCGCGCTGTACGCCATCGCGCAGGTGGTGCAGCCGACCGAGCAGACCCGCCGCGTCGAGCTGATCCCCGTCGACCGCCGGCCGACCGACGCCGAGATCGCGACGCTCGACGCGTCGCTGCCGCGCCAGCCACAGCACGTCGCCGCGGTGTTGGCCGGACTGCGCGAACCGCGTGGCCCGTGGGGGCCTGGCCGTGCCGTCGACGCGGCCGACGCTCTCGAGGCGGTGCGAATCATCGGTCGTGCCAGTGGAATCGACTTCACACTCCGGGCGGCCCAGCACTTGCCCTGGCATCCCGGCCGCTGCGCCGAAGTGCTCGTCGCGGACACCGTCGTCGGCCATGCCGGTCAACTACACCCGGCCGTGATCGAGCGGTCCGGCCTGCCGAAGGGGACCTGCGCGCTCGAACTCAACCTCGACGCAATTCCCATTCCCCTGGCATTGCCGGCGCCGAGGGTGTCCCCGTTCCCCGCCGTCTTTCAGGACGTCAGCCTGGTGGTGCCCGCCGACGTGCCGGCCCAGGCGGTGGCCGAAGCGGTACGCGAGGGAGCCGGCGAGTTGCTGGAAGACATGCAGCTGTTCGACGTGTTCACCGGCCCGCAGATCGGCGAGAACCGCAAGTCGCTGACCTTCGCGCTGCGATTCCGCGCGCCGGATCGCACGCTGACCGAAGACGACGCCAGCGCGGCCCGCGATGCCGCGGTGCGCCGAGCCGCCGAGGTGGTCGGCGCCGAAATGCGCGCCTAG
- the pheS gene encoding phenylalanine--tRNA ligase subunit alpha — protein sequence MGDQPVDLSPEALAEAVDAARGALAGAGTLEALAHIKTEHLGDRSPIALARQALGTLPKEERSDAGKRVNTARGEVQTAYDERLAVLRAERDAAVLVAESIDVTLPSTRRPSGARHPITILAEHIADTFIAMGWELAEGPEVETEQFNFDALNFPPDHPARSEQDTFYVAPDDSRQLLRTHTSPVQVRTLLGRELPVYIVSIGRTFRTDELDSTHTPVFHQVEGLAVDRGLTMAHLRGTLDALARAEFGPEARTRIRPHFFPFTEPSAEVDVWFVGKKGGAGWVEWGGCGMVHPNVLRAAGIDPGVYSGFAFGMGLERTLQFRNGIPDMRDMVEGDIRLSLPFGVGL from the coding sequence GTGGGTGATCAACCCGTCGACCTGTCGCCGGAAGCGTTGGCCGAGGCCGTCGACGCGGCCCGCGGGGCATTGGCCGGGGCCGGCACCCTGGAAGCGCTGGCACACATCAAGACCGAGCACCTCGGCGACCGCTCGCCGATCGCGCTGGCGCGCCAAGCACTGGGCACCTTGCCCAAGGAGGAGCGCTCGGACGCGGGCAAGCGCGTCAACACCGCGCGCGGCGAGGTGCAAACCGCATACGACGAACGGCTGGCGGTGTTGCGCGCCGAGCGCGACGCGGCCGTGCTGGTCGCCGAAAGCATCGACGTCACACTGCCGTCGACGCGGCGGCCGTCCGGTGCCCGGCACCCGATCACGATCCTGGCCGAACACATCGCCGACACCTTCATCGCGATGGGATGGGAGCTGGCAGAGGGGCCCGAGGTCGAGACCGAACAGTTCAATTTCGACGCCCTCAACTTCCCGCCCGACCATCCCGCCCGCAGCGAGCAGGACACCTTCTACGTCGCCCCGGACGATTCCCGGCAGCTGCTGCGCACCCACACCTCGCCGGTGCAGGTACGCACCCTGCTGGGCCGCGAGCTGCCGGTCTACATCGTGTCGATCGGCCGCACGTTTCGCACCGACGAACTCGACTCCACCCACACCCCGGTCTTCCATCAGGTCGAGGGCCTGGCCGTAGACCGCGGCCTGACCATGGCGCACCTGCGGGGCACGCTGGACGCACTTGCGCGCGCGGAGTTCGGCCCCGAGGCGCGCACCCGGATCCGGCCGCACTTCTTCCCCTTCACCGAGCCGTCCGCGGAGGTCGACGTGTGGTTCGTCGGCAAGAAGGGCGGCGCCGGCTGGGTGGAGTGGGGTGGCTGCGGCATGGTTCATCCCAACGTGTTGCGCGCCGCCGGAATTGATCCCGGGGTGTATTCGGGCTTCGCGTTCGGGATGGGCCTGGAACGCACCCTGCAGTTCCGCAACGGCATCCCCGACATGCGCGACATGGTCGAGGGTGACATCCGGTTATCGCTGCCGTTCGGGGTGGGGCTGTAA